In Sphingomonas sp. M1-B02, the sequence TCGAGGGACGGCGGCGCGGGGTGCGTTTCGTAGTGGTCTCGATGTGCACCGCGGGCGGCATGGGCGCGGCAGGGCTGTTCGAGCTGGTTTGATTCAGTCGGCGAGCATCGCCGCGAGCTTTTGGACCGTGTTCCAGTTCCGCGCGGTCGCGACCGCCGGCAATCTGGCTTTGGCCATCGCCTGGAGCAGCTTCGACTCGCGCATGCCCTGCTGGCTGCGGAAATCCATGTAAAGCTCGCGATCGATCGCATGGAGGCGCTCGGGGCCGGGGTGGAGGCTGGCGAGCCGTTCCAGCGCGTCCGGGGAAAAGGGATGGCGATGGAAGGTGACGAGGAAGTGGCTGGGATGATCGAGCGCCGCTTCGGGCCAGGGGTTGGCGGCGAGGACTGCCGCGAGCTCGGCGCGATCGCGTACCAGGACATCGGTCTTCAGGCCGTGTTGCTCCAGCGCAGTCTCCAGCATCGCCTCGATCTCGGGCGCGGGCCGGTCGCTGTCGAAGACGAGATTGCCCGAGGCGAGCAAGGTCTGGACGCGGGTGAAGCCGAGACCTTCGGCCAACCCCTTGAGCTCGGCCATGATCAGGCGGCGCCCGCCGAGATTGACCCCGCGGAGCAACGCCGCGCGCCTCACCGCGCCTCTTCGCGCAACGGGCGGCTGAGCAGGGCTTCGATCACCGATGACACCGGCTTGCCCGCGAGCAAGGCGCACACGGCGTCGCAGACCGGCATCTCGATCCCGACATCGGCGGCGGCCTGCTGAAGGACGGGGGCGGTGAAGGCGCCTTCCGCGACCGTCTTGCGATCGGCCATCAGCGCGGCGGCGCTTTTGCCCTGGCCGAGGCCGACGCCGAGCGAGAAGTTGCGCGAGGCGGTGGACGAGCAGGTCAGGACCAGGTCGCCCAGCCCCGACAGGCCGGTGAGCGTCTCCGCCTGCGCGCCGCGGGCGAGGCCGAAGCGAGTCATTTCGGCAAAGCCGCGCGCGATCAATGCGGCGCGGGCATTCTGGCCGAGCCCGGCGCCCTCGACGACGCCGCAGGCGATGGCGAGGACATTCTTGACCGCGCCGCCAATCTCGGCGCCGACGACGTCGGCCGAGCCATAGGTGCGGAAGGCGGGGCCGGCGAGGCGTTCGGACAGGCGGGTGCGCAGATCTTCGTCGTCGCAGGCGAGGGTGACCGCGGTGGGCTGGCCGCGGGCGACTTCGTGCGCGAAAGTGGGGCCCGAGAGGACGGCGATCGGCGCGCTGGGCTGGGCCTGGTGCGCGACTTCGCCGACGAGCAATTTGCTGCCGGCCTCGATCCCCTTGGCGCACAGCACGAGCGGAGTGGCGCCGGGATCGAGGGCGGCCAGGACAGCGCGAACATGCTGGGCGGGAGCGACGACCAGCAGCGCATCGAGCCCGCTGAGGTCGGCGAGATCGCCGGTGGCGCGGATCGAGGGATCGAGCGAGATGCCGGCAAGGAACTGGCGGTTTTCGTGGGCGGCGTTGATGCTCTCGACCACTTCGGGCTCGCGCGCCCACAGCGTGACGGGCTGGCCGCTGCGCGCCGCCACCTGCGCCAAGGCAGTACCCCAGGCGCCGCCGCCGATCACGCCCAGCCTCATGCCTTCACTCCTGCGCCGCGCACCTTCTCCGCGCCCGGATCGAGCGGCCAGCGCGGGCGGGCCGGGAAATCGAGCGGATCGGTGAGCCCGAGCGCGAGCCGCTCGGCGCCGGCCCAGCCGATCATCGCTGCATTGTCGGTGCACAGCCAGAGCGGCGGGGCGACGAAGCGCAGGCCAAACTCGGCGGCGAGCGATTCGAGCGCCGCGCGGACGCTCTGGTTCGCGGCGACGCCGCCCGCGACGACCAGAGCGGTCGGCTGGACCGACTGGAGCGCGCGGCGGGTGCGATCGATCAGGCAATCGATCACCGCCTGCTGGAAGGAGGCGGCGAGATCGGACGCGCTATGGTCGCCGACTGCGCGAGCGACCGCGCTCTTGAGCCCGGCGAAAGAGAAATGCGGTTCGGCCGAGCCGACCAACGGGCGGGGAAGCGGGACGGCCCTGGGATTGCCCAATGCCGCCGCCGCCTCGACCGCGGGGCCGCCGGGGAAGCCCAGGCCGAGCAGCTTGGCAGTCTTGTCGAACGCCTCGCCCGCGGCATCGTCGATCGTGGTGGCGAGACGGCGATAGCGCCCGGCGCCCTCGACCAGCAGCAGCTGGCAATGGCCGCCCGAGACGAGCAGCAGCAGATAGGGGAAGGCCAGATCGGGATCGATGAGGCGCGGCGAGAGCGCATGGCCCTCGAGATGGTTGACCGCGACCAGCGGCTTGCCCGCGGCGAGCGCCAGCGCCTTGCCGGTGACGAGCCCGACCATCACCCCGCCGATCAAGCCGGGGCCGGCGGTGGCGGCGATGGCGTCGACTTCGGAGAGGGTGACCCCGGCTTCATCGAGCGCGGCTTCGATCAATGGCGCCAATATTTCGACATGCGCGCGCGCCGCGATTTCGGGGACGACGCCGCCGAACGGGCGGTGCGCGGCTTCCTGTCCGGCAAGTTTATGGGCCAAAATGACGCGATCGCTGGTGACAAGCGCCGCCGCGGTCTCGTCGCAGCTTGATTCGATGCCTAGGATCAGCGCCATTGCGTTCAATTAGTCGCACGGGGCATTAGCACAAGTCATGGCTCGCTTTCGCATCGGATCCCGCGGTTCGCCGCTCGCTCTCACCCAGGCAGCAATGGTGCGCGACGCGCTGGCCGCCGCGCATGAAGTTGCGCCAGACGACTATGAGATCGTCACGATCCGCACCACCGGCGACAAGGTGCAGGATCGCCCGCTTGCCGAGATCGGCGGCAAGGCCTTGTGGACCAAGGAACTGGACCGGGCGCTGCTGGCCGGCGAGATCGACTGCGCGGTGCATTCGATGAAGGATGTCGAGACCGAGCGCCCCGAGGCGATCCGGATCGCGGCGATGCTGCCGCGCGCCGACGTGCGCGATCGGCTGGTCGGCGCCGATTCGATCGAATCGCTGCGGCAGGGTGCGCTGGTGGGAACGAGCTCGCCGCGGCGGGCGGCGCAGGTGCGGAAGATCCGTCCCGATCTGGAAGTCATCTTCTTTCGCGGCAATGTCGACACCCGGCTGACCAAGCTGGCGGCGGGCGAAGTCGATGCGACCTTGCTGGCGGCGGCGGGGCTCGAGCGGCTCGGGCGGCATGACGTCGGCACCCCCATCGGCATCAATGTGATGCTGCCGGCGCCGGCGCAGGGCGCGGTGGGGATCGAGTGCCGGGCGAGCGATTCGCATGCGCTGGCGCTGCTGGAGGCGATCGACGATCCGCAGACGCATGCCTGCGTGCGGGCGGAGCGCGGCGTACTGGCGGCGATCGGGGCGGATTGCCATTCGCCGGTGGCGGCGCTGGCGACGATCGAGGGCGCGATCATGACGCTGCGGGCCGAATTGCTGTCCGAGGATGGCGCTTCGCACGTTTATGCGCAGGAAGCGGGGGCGCCGACCGATCCCGTGCTGTCGATCGCGGTGGCGCGCGATCTGCTGCTGCGCGCGCCGCCCGAGATACGGCGGCTGTTCGGCGGGTGACACGTGCGATTGCCGTGCTCCGCCCCGAGCCGGGCAACCGCGTGACCGCAGCAGCGATCGAGGCGCGGGGGCGAACCGCGATCCGATTGCCCTTGTTCGAGGCCAGACCGGTGGCGTGGGAGAGTCCCGATCCGGCGCGATTCGATGCGCTGCTGCTGACCAGCGCCAATGCGCTGCGCCACGGCGGGGCGGGGCTCGCGTCGCTTCGCGAACTCCCGGTCTTTGCGGTTGGCGCAGTGACTGCGGAGGCGGCGCGAAGGGCCGGGTTCGAGATGGCCGAGATCGGGGACGACGGGGCGACGGGGCTGGTTGCGCGCGCGGAGGCAGCGGGCCTGCGACGGGCGCTGCACCTGGCGGGGCGCGAACGCACGCTGGAGGCGGGCGGGATCGTGGCCGAAGTCATCACCGTCTATGCCAGCGAGGCGCTGGCGGTGACGCACGAGGCGGTGCGACGACTCGCGGGATCGGTGGTGCTGGTACAGTCGGCGCGGGCCGGGGCGCGGCTGGCCGAGCTGGTCGATGCGGCGGGCCTCGATCGCGGCGGGATCGCATTGGTTGCGATCAGCGCCGCCGCCGCCGCTACGGCAGGGCCCGGCTGGGCGCAGATCCACGCCCCCGCCGACATGCGCGGCGAGGCGTTGATCGACGCCGCAATCGCGCTCGCCGATTGACCCCGCGGGCGGGGCGGCGAATAAGGGGCGGATGAGCGAC encodes:
- a CDS encoding DUF1697 domain-containing protein, translating into MRRAALLRGVNLGGRRLIMAELKGLAEGLGFTRVQTLLASGNLVFDSDRPAPEIEAMLETALEQHGLKTDVLVRDRAELAAVLAANPWPEAALDHPSHFLVTFHRHPFSPDALERLASLHPGPERLHAIDRELYMDFRSQQGMRESKLLQAMAKARLPAVATARNWNTVQKLAAMLAD
- a CDS encoding NAD(P)H-dependent glycerol-3-phosphate dehydrogenase, which translates into the protein MRLGVIGGGAWGTALAQVAARSGQPVTLWAREPEVVESINAAHENRQFLAGISLDPSIRATGDLADLSGLDALLVVAPAQHVRAVLAALDPGATPLVLCAKGIEAGSKLLVGEVAHQAQPSAPIAVLSGPTFAHEVARGQPTAVTLACDDEDLRTRLSERLAGPAFRTYGSADVVGAEIGGAVKNVLAIACGVVEGAGLGQNARAALIARGFAEMTRFGLARGAQAETLTGLSGLGDLVLTCSSTASRNFSLGVGLGQGKSAAALMADRKTVAEGAFTAPVLQQAAADVGIEMPVCDAVCALLAGKPVSSVIEALLSRPLREEAR
- the tsaD gene encoding tRNA (adenosine(37)-N6)-threonylcarbamoyltransferase complex transferase subunit TsaD translates to MALILGIESSCDETAAALVTSDRVILAHKLAGQEAAHRPFGGVVPEIAARAHVEILAPLIEAALDEAGVTLSEVDAIAATAGPGLIGGVMVGLVTGKALALAAGKPLVAVNHLEGHALSPRLIDPDLAFPYLLLLVSGGHCQLLLVEGAGRYRRLATTIDDAAGEAFDKTAKLLGLGFPGGPAVEAAAALGNPRAVPLPRPLVGSAEPHFSFAGLKSAVARAVGDHSASDLAASFQQAVIDCLIDRTRRALQSVQPTALVVAGGVAANQSVRAALESLAAEFGLRFVAPPLWLCTDNAAMIGWAGAERLALGLTDPLDFPARPRWPLDPGAEKVRGAGVKA
- the hemC gene encoding hydroxymethylbilane synthase, with the translated sequence MARFRIGSRGSPLALTQAAMVRDALAAAHEVAPDDYEIVTIRTTGDKVQDRPLAEIGGKALWTKELDRALLAGEIDCAVHSMKDVETERPEAIRIAAMLPRADVRDRLVGADSIESLRQGALVGTSSPRRAAQVRKIRPDLEVIFFRGNVDTRLTKLAAGEVDATLLAAAGLERLGRHDVGTPIGINVMLPAPAQGAVGIECRASDSHALALLEAIDDPQTHACVRAERGVLAAIGADCHSPVAALATIEGAIMTLRAELLSEDGASHVYAQEAGAPTDPVLSIAVARDLLLRAPPEIRRLFGG
- a CDS encoding uroporphyrinogen-III synthase gives rise to the protein MTAAAIEARGRTAIRLPLFEARPVAWESPDPARFDALLLTSANALRHGGAGLASLRELPVFAVGAVTAEAARRAGFEMAEIGDDGATGLVARAEAAGLRRALHLAGRERTLEAGGIVAEVITVYASEALAVTHEAVRRLAGSVVLVQSARAGARLAELVDAAGLDRGGIALVAISAAAAATAGPGWAQIHAPADMRGEALIDAAIALAD